The following are from one region of the Vanessa cardui chromosome 3, ilVanCard2.1, whole genome shotgun sequence genome:
- the LOC124543518 gene encoding dnaJ homolog subfamily C member 25 homolog produces MIYSYKGVIFIILVCHITLAFSADHLLEGIYCGKENCYEVLGVTREATKNEIGRAYRQLAKRFHPDLHRGEKEKKEAEEKFKQIATAYEILRDDEERTDYDYMLDNPQSYYAHYYRYYRRRLAPKVDVRIVLAVTITIISIIQYYSAWSKYDTAIKYFMTIPKYRNRALDIAKAEAKELQVKHKGPKKSKAELKEEQDRIIRRVIEENMDIKGAYAKPEIVDILWIQIVILPYTISYYIYWYLRWFWKFTILKQPYGTEEKLYIIRKYMKLGLHQFNALEDEEKQEYLDEELWIKDNFTVWKEKKDEETKKSLAENNKYKQYRRYIKQHGVGRMTFDDS; encoded by the coding sequence atgatatattcttataaaggtgttatatttattatattagtatgtcACATAACGTTGGCATTCTCAGCCGATCACCTACTTGAAGGTATATATTGCGGTAAAGAAAACTGCTATGAAGTATTGGGTGTCACCAGGGAAGCCACTAAGAACGAGATTGGCAGAGCTTACAGACAATTAGCGAAAAGATTTCACCCAGACTTGCATAGAGGtgagaaagaaaagaaagaggCAGAAgaaaaattcaaacaaatagCAACCGCTTACGAAATCCTTCGAGATGACGAAGAAAGAACAGATTATGACTACATGTTGGATAATCCTCAGTCATACTACGCTCATTATTACAGATATTACAGACGCCGATTGGCACCCAAAGTAGACGTGAGGATCGTTCTGGCTGTAACAATAACCATTATATccataatacaatattacagTGCTTGGTCAAAGTATGATACAGCCATAAAATACTTTATGACAATTCCCAAGTACAGAAACCGTGCATTAGATATTGCTAAGGCTGAAGCAAAAGAATTACAGGTAAAACACAAAGGCCCAAAGAAATCTAAGGCAGAATTAAAAGAAGAACAGGACAGAATAATAAGACGAGTTATAGAAGAGAATATGGACATAAAAGGGGCATACGCTAAACCCGAAATTGTGGACATACTTTGGATACAAATAGTAATATTACCATAcacaatatcatattatatttactggTATTTAAGATGGTTCTGGAAATTCACTATTCTTAAGCAACCATATGGAACTGAGGAGAAGTTGTATATAATCAGAAAATATATGAAACTGGGTCTCCACCAGTTCAATGCCTTGGAGGATGAAGAGAAACAAGAGTACTTAGACGAAGAATTGTGGATAAAGGACAATTTTACAGTATGGAAAGAAAAGAAAGACGAAGAAACGAAAAAATCATTAGCAGAGAACAACAAATATAAGCAATACAGGAGGTATATTAAACAACACGGAGTAGGTAGGATGACCTTCGACGACTCATGa